From the genome of Ignavibacteriales bacterium, one region includes:
- a CDS encoding SpoIID/LytB domain-containing protein — MTEPLISVGILTSKEIRFDLYGEFIPEYSEKKLSGRFKAKLEGGRIAVCHEKKEILAGPELTFAPNDIETESFLLRDVVIGKNFHWEKKENQRFRGALKLIIEKDQLTAVNILPLEEYLISVISSEMSAQSSFELLKAHAVVSRGWLLSQLEKKNNKPVNESISAEEIIRWYDREDHDNYDLCADDHCQRYQGVTKIISDKAADAIAETRGLALTYEDTICDTRYSKCCGGVTEAFENVWEPIEHPYLSPILDYKFQLDKSENDLSKEKSAEHWIKNNPNAFCNTSDIKILSQILVDSDLPTNDFFRWKVEYTQDEISDIIKRKSGIDFGDIIDLIPEIRGNSSRIIKLKILGTKKVLTIGKELEIRRTLSQSHLYSSAFIVTRENIVKDIPQKFILLGAGWGHGVGLCQIGAAVMGELGYSFDEILTHYFRGTKIQKIY; from the coding sequence ATGACAGAACCCCTAATCAGTGTTGGTATTCTTACTTCAAAGGAAATCCGGTTTGATCTTTACGGCGAATTCATCCCCGAATATTCCGAAAAAAAATTAAGCGGACGGTTCAAGGCAAAACTTGAAGGCGGAAGAATTGCAGTCTGTCACGAGAAAAAAGAGATTCTAGCAGGACCCGAATTAACATTTGCGCCAAACGACATAGAGACGGAATCGTTTCTTCTACGGGATGTGGTGATCGGTAAAAATTTTCACTGGGAGAAAAAAGAAAATCAGCGGTTCCGCGGCGCGTTAAAATTAATAATTGAAAAAGATCAGCTAACCGCGGTAAATATTTTACCTCTAGAAGAATATCTTATAAGCGTTATTTCATCGGAGATGAGTGCGCAAAGTTCATTTGAACTCCTGAAAGCTCACGCCGTAGTATCAAGAGGCTGGCTTCTCTCTCAACTTGAAAAGAAAAATAATAAACCGGTAAACGAATCTATTTCGGCAGAAGAAATTATACGCTGGTATGATAGGGAAGATCATGATAACTATGATTTATGCGCGGACGATCATTGTCAGCGTTACCAGGGTGTTACTAAAATAATAAGCGATAAAGCTGCAGATGCCATTGCGGAGACGCGCGGCTTGGCATTAACATACGAAGACACAATTTGCGATACACGTTATTCCAAATGCTGCGGGGGAGTAACCGAGGCATTCGAGAATGTATGGGAACCAATCGAACATCCTTACTTATCACCAATTCTGGATTACAAATTTCAACTTGATAAATCGGAAAATGATCTATCGAAAGAAAAATCGGCTGAACACTGGATCAAAAACAATCCCAATGCATTCTGCAACACATCCGATATAAAAATTCTGTCGCAAATTCTTGTTGATTCAGATCTTCCAACAAATGATTTTTTCCGCTGGAAAGTTGAATATACGCAGGATGAAATTTCTGATATTATTAAAAGAAAGAGCGGAATTGATTTTGGAGACATTATTGATTTGATTCCGGAGATTAGAGGAAATTCCAGCCGTATAATAAAATTAAAAATCCTCGGCACAAAAAAAGTACTAACAATCGGCAAAGAACTGGAAATAAGAAGAACACTTTCTCAATCCCATCTTTACAGTTCTGCTTTTATTGTTACAAGAGAGAATATTGTAAAGGATATTCCGCAGAAATTTATTCTACTCGGTGCGGGATGGGGACACGGTGTTGGTCTTTGTCAAATCGGAGCCGCGGTAATGGGCGAACTAGGTTATAGTTTTGATGAGATACTAACTCACTATTTCCGCGGAACGAAGATTCAAAAAATTTACTAA
- a CDS encoding rhodanese-related sulfurtransferase, with amino-acid sequence MNYGVLLFYKYVTFADPEKFQKEHLKFCINHNIMGRVWIANEGINGTVSGTVKNIEKYKSEIVRYPEFQDIWFKEDQHNEHAFKKIHVRIKPEIVTASFGKVDLSKTGKRLKPEELNHFYESGKDFVIIDARNDYESNIGKFKNAIIPNTDTFRDWPKAVEELEQFKDKTVITYCTGGIRCEKASAYLVEKGFKDVYQIDGGIWNYITKHPDKYWEGSVFVFDDRRIVTPNTKEEIKHIGKCYFCGTPTSYYINCHNQICDKILLTCDKCKIENDYCCSDECRQAPNRRNRIHG; translated from the coding sequence ATGAACTACGGAGTTTTACTTTTTTATAAATATGTGACCTTTGCCGATCCGGAGAAGTTTCAAAAAGAGCATTTAAAATTTTGCATTAATCACAATATCATGGGAAGAGTTTGGATTGCCAATGAAGGAATAAACGGAACAGTATCCGGCACTGTAAAAAATATCGAGAAGTATAAATCGGAAATTGTACGATATCCAGAGTTCCAGGATATTTGGTTCAAAGAAGATCAGCATAACGAACATGCTTTCAAAAAGATTCATGTGCGCATCAAACCGGAAATTGTAACCGCGAGTTTTGGCAAAGTGGATCTTTCCAAAACCGGGAAGCGTTTGAAACCGGAAGAGTTAAATCATTTTTATGAAAGCGGAAAAGACTTTGTAATTATAGACGCACGCAACGACTATGAAAGCAATATCGGGAAATTTAAAAACGCGATCATTCCGAATACGGATACTTTTAGAGACTGGCCCAAAGCAGTAGAAGAACTAGAACAATTTAAAGACAAAACCGTAATCACTTACTGCACCGGCGGAATAAGGTGCGAGAAAGCTTCCGCTTATTTAGTCGAAAAAGGATTTAAAGACGTTTACCAGATTGACGGCGGTATCTGGAATTATATTACGAAACATCCCGATAAATACTGGGAAGGATCGGTTTTTGTTTTTGATGATCGAAGGATTGTTACACCGAACACGAAAGAAGAGATAAAACATATCGGTAAATGTTATTTCTGCGGAACGCCTACTTCATATTACATCAACTGCCACAATCAAATCTGCGACAAAATTTTATTAACCTGCGATAAATGTAAAATTGAAAATGATTACTGCTGTTCGGATGAATGCCGCCAAGCGCCGAATAGAAGAAACAGAATTCACGGGTAA
- a CDS encoding DUF2959 family protein → MKPTNQSVAFLFTICILTVISIVGCSSTGIKRSEKATTTMQTMDDDIKSASMQLDATGASLDNLTDPSQSDVKKAFNVYTDNVSKIEKMEKRFTKHADEMQAKGKDYFEEWQKDGDKYQNAEIQQLSEQRRTELSEIYGKIALNSIGVKEAFKAYVSDVKEIQNYLSNDLTPKGIESIVPISKKAVTDGDNLKLAIKNIRPSIESAREAMSQSGK, encoded by the coding sequence ATGAAACCAACAAATCAGTCTGTTGCTTTCCTGTTTACAATTTGTATCTTGACCGTTATAAGTATAGTCGGCTGTTCTTCGACCGGTATAAAGCGTTCGGAAAAGGCAACTACAACTATGCAAACAATGGATGACGATATTAAGTCAGCCAGCATGCAGCTGGATGCTACTGGAGCTTCGCTTGATAATTTAACAGACCCAAGTCAATCCGATGTAAAGAAAGCCTTTAATGTGTATACCGATAATGTTTCAAAAATTGAAAAAATGGAAAAAAGGTTTACCAAACATGCCGATGAAATGCAAGCTAAGGGAAAAGACTATTTCGAGGAATGGCAAAAGGACGGCGACAAATATCAAAACGCAGAGATACAGCAGCTCAGCGAACAACGCCGAACTGAACTTAGCGAGATTTATGGAAAGATAGCCTTAAATAGTATTGGAGTGAAAGAAGCGTTCAAAGCTTATGTATCCGACGTTAAAGAAATTCAGAATTATCTTTCGAACGATTTAACTCCTAAAGGAATAGAGTCAATCGTTCCAATTTCCAAGAAAGCCGTTACTGATGGGGACAATCTTAAACTGGCAATAAAAAATATTCGTCCTTCGATTGAAAGCGCAAGAGAGGCAATGTCTCAAAGCGGTAAATAA
- a CDS encoding VOC family protein produces MLNKSNLIGFAATSNSAKAKKFYKETLGLKFVSSDQFALVFDANGTMLRIQKVNNVNPHSYTTLGWQVADIKKEVNTLLKRGIKFNRYKGMNQDENGIWTSPGKAKIAWFTDPDGNILSLTEF; encoded by the coding sequence ATGCTTAATAAATCCAATCTTATCGGCTTTGCGGCAACAAGCAACTCCGCCAAGGCAAAGAAGTTTTACAAAGAAACTCTCGGTTTAAAATTTGTGAGCAGCGATCAATTTGCATTGGTCTTTGATGCAAATGGAACTATGTTACGTATACAGAAAGTTAATAATGTAAATCCACACAGTTATACGACTCTCGGCTGGCAAGTTGCCGACATTAAAAAAGAAGTCAACACTTTGTTAAAACGCGGCATTAAGTTCAACCGGTACAAGGGAATGAATCAAGACGAAAACGGAATTTGGACCTCACCAGGCAAAGCAAAGATTGCCTGGTTTACAGATCCGGATGGAAATATATTGTCTCTTACAGAGTTCTAG
- a CDS encoding SRPBCC domain-containing protein — MKPNYFVFLLFITPVFLFGQEIRNTSYITSTGERVLRIESILPAEKQEVWKIFTTAEGWQKWAAPIASVDFKVGGLILTNYDRTKTVNDSGTIQLPIINYIEGEMITLKVILTESFTEKVRKEDMNLQEIIQLVDLGSGKTKVISSMIGWGTGPDWDKTYDFFERGNKWSYEQLIKIFR, encoded by the coding sequence ATGAAACCAAACTACTTTGTATTTCTTCTGTTTATAACACCAGTCTTTCTATTTGGGCAAGAGATTAGGAATACTTCATATATTACTTCTACGGGAGAGAGGGTTTTACGAATCGAATCTATTCTTCCTGCTGAAAAACAAGAGGTATGGAAAATATTTACCACTGCTGAAGGTTGGCAAAAATGGGCAGCTCCCATTGCCTCGGTCGATTTTAAAGTAGGCGGTCTCATCCTTACAAATTACGACAGGACCAAAACTGTCAACGATTCCGGAACAATTCAATTACCAATTATCAACTACATTGAAGGTGAAATGATCACACTTAAAGTCATACTCACGGAATCATTCACAGAAAAGGTTCGTAAGGAGGATATGAATCTACAGGAAATCATACAGCTCGTTGATCTTGGAAGCGGGAAGACAAAAGTTATTTCTTCTATGATTGGCTGGGGCACAGGTCCTGATTGGGATAAGACTTATGATTTCTTCGAGAGAGGTAATAAATGGTCTTATGAACAACTGATAAAAATCTTCCGTTAA
- a CDS encoding GNAT family N-acetyltransferase, whose amino-acid sequence MGNVLETERLSLRELTTSDTKFVIQLLNSPGWIEFIGNRNVNSEEEAALHIQKIIDSSDKIYWVVELKASKTKIGIITFIKRDYLEWHDIGFAFLPEFTNMGYAYEAAKTVLMNVIKNSQEPYILATTIAENVSSIKLLKKLGLEFSKEIVAEGEKLHLYSASTDKVSIDDITKSFFGIFTNKNNNKPDWNLFNSLCIPEIIITCKTGMKEIVYNLESFIEPRKKILSDGTLREFEETEKSGETKIINNIAQRYSEYRKCGILDGKLFDQKGNKLFQFVKTTYGWKISSVIWEDEPTETTTTS is encoded by the coding sequence ATGGGTAATGTTTTAGAAACAGAAAGGTTATCTCTTAGAGAACTTACCACCAGTGATACAAAATTTGTTATCCAACTCCTTAATAGCCCCGGGTGGATTGAGTTCATTGGTAACCGAAATGTAAATTCAGAAGAAGAAGCGGCTCTCCATATTCAAAAAATTATTGACAGCAGTGATAAAATATATTGGGTAGTTGAACTGAAAGCGAGCAAGACTAAAATCGGGATAATCACTTTCATCAAACGCGATTATCTGGAGTGGCACGATATCGGATTCGCATTCCTTCCGGAGTTTACAAACATGGGCTATGCTTACGAAGCTGCTAAAACAGTACTGATGAATGTAATTAAAAATTCTCAAGAGCCTTATATTCTTGCAACCACGATTGCTGAAAATGTCAGCTCGATTAAATTACTTAAAAAACTCGGATTGGAATTTAGCAAAGAGATTGTAGCAGAGGGAGAAAAATTACATCTCTATTCCGCCTCAACGGACAAAGTTTCAATCGATGATATTACAAAATCTTTTTTTGGAATTTTTACAAACAAAAACAATAATAAACCGGATTGGAATTTATTTAACAGTCTTTGTATTCCAGAAATAATAATTACATGTAAGACCGGAATGAAAGAGATAGTTTATAATCTAGAATCATTTATTGAACCGAGGAAAAAAATACTTTCCGACGGAACACTCAGAGAATTCGAAGAAACTGAAAAGTCTGGAGAAACTAAAATAATTAACAACATTGCTCAGAGATATTCGGAATATCGAAAATGCGGCATTCTGGATGGAAAATTATTTGATCAAAAAGGGAACAAATTATTTCAGTTTGTTAAAACAACTTATGGCTGGAAAATAAGTTCAGTCATTTGGGAGGATGAACCGACGGAAACAACAACAACTAGTTAA
- a CDS encoding VIT1/CCC1 transporter family protein has protein sequence MKNKNIQTEIDACFLYQKLAEHEADPTIANVFRQMSGIEKGHAEAFAKKENISLENLIQPSWRAKTFDTIGKIFGYDYVLGVLMDTEKSISNAIITTKKNMNQEITGTETNHVKILRSILEKEEKVTGTQLSKFESRHRSVGGNAIRAAVLGGNDGLVSNFSLVMGIAGATAGQQGVLLAGLAGLLAGALSMSLGEWISVKSSQELYENQMQIEMEELETNPEGEMKELALIYMAKGIPEDQAYQMAAEIIKDTSHAHEILVREELGINAEELKGSAVEAAIYSFILFSVGAVIPVLPFMFTNGMQAIVISVSLSAVGLFLIGAAITLFTGKNVWFSGLRQVFFGLAAASITFGIGKLIGVSVS, from the coding sequence ATGAAAAATAAAAATATTCAGACGGAAATTGACGCTTGTTTTCTATACCAAAAACTTGCCGAGCATGAGGCGGATCCGACAATCGCAAACGTGTTCAGACAAATGAGCGGTATTGAAAAAGGTCATGCCGAAGCTTTCGCAAAAAAAGAAAATATAAGTCTTGAAAATTTAATTCAGCCATCCTGGAGAGCAAAAACTTTCGATACGATTGGTAAAATATTCGGGTATGATTATGTGTTGGGTGTTTTGATGGATACCGAAAAAAGCATTTCGAATGCCATCATCACAACAAAGAAAAATATGAATCAAGAAATAACTGGTACAGAAACAAACCATGTAAAAATACTCCGGTCAATCCTTGAAAAAGAAGAAAAGGTAACGGGAACACAACTTTCAAAATTTGAAAGCAGACACCGTTCAGTTGGAGGAAATGCAATTAGAGCGGCAGTCTTAGGAGGAAATGACGGTTTAGTCTCCAATTTTAGTTTGGTAATGGGAATAGCCGGGGCAACTGCAGGACAGCAAGGAGTTTTATTAGCCGGACTTGCCGGTTTATTAGCCGGGGCATTATCAATGTCTTTGGGAGAATGGATTTCGGTGAAGAGTTCGCAGGAACTTTACGAAAACCAGATGCAGATTGAAATGGAAGAACTGGAAACAAATCCCGAAGGTGAAATGAAAGAATTGGCATTAATCTATATGGCAAAGGGAATTCCGGAAGATCAAGCATATCAAATGGCAGCCGAGATAATTAAAGACACAAGTCATGCGCATGAAATATTAGTTAGAGAAGAATTAGGAATTAATGCCGAAGAACTAAAGGGTTCTGCGGTTGAGGCAGCTATTTATTCGTTTATATTATTCTCGGTCGGAGCTGTTATTCCTGTACTACCGTTTATGTTTACAAACGGAATGCAGGCAATAGTAATAAGCGTTTCATTAAGTGCAGTTGGACTTTTTTTGATTGGCGCAGCCATAACATTGTTTACCGGGAAAAATGTTTGGTTCAGTGGATTGAGACAAGTGTTTTTCGGCTTAGCGGCGGCATCAATAACTTTTGGTATTGGTAAGCTTATTGGTGTTTCTGTTTCCTAA
- a CDS encoding M20/M25/M40 family metallo-hydrolase, which produces MKRLFQSLFFILFVLTTVVSSQQDPVVQKIIEIGKSDNQTMRHQDILCNRIGGRITGSDAYQTACNWVMSELKSWGLEVKLDEVGEFPVGFNRGPWFGKMIKPEMKNLEFVTPSYTAGTKGVQRGHVVIMPKTDVQFDSMKSKMKGAWVLIEGENTGWPRDRDSVVSLTKKLNAVGALGTIQLTKVPIRCLDSRCVNSWDNLPTLCDIKLVNTQFNEIKAMVEKNEEVILEFDVRNFFKPGPIKYHNVVATIPGEDISDEYVVLGAHLDSYDVATGAVDNASGVSPMMEAVRMLMKAGAKPKRTIILILFANEERGLVGSKSWVNKNKDLLGKISAMINKDFGTNPIVGISVPKVMANDFKNIISTIESANLKYPLAFSESSPFRKAGRGGTDSFSFLMEGVPTPGLRSQGPQAYGKTWHTPADTYDEIIPDAEEDAAIKIALMAYGIANLDHLLPREGAFLPDGIYADLNTNKGRITLNLDYKNVPMTVANFVGLAEGKIKNTAIAEGKPYFNGSLWHRVVPGHVIQAGMPVSKDTLEGPGYEFPNEIYTGLNHGRAGMLGMANAGPNTNGSQFYITLGDRSYLDGNYTLFGSVADGMDVVNKIVQGDTIKSLSITRIGEDANNFKVTDESFKKMVEEAKLKVKADDEKRSNDESEKIKSDFPNAVETPGGIKYIIKKEGTGNKPQNGSILTVKYTGKFLLNGREFVSTSIDGKPDAIETSEVFEYTIGKTKINPGLDEALADMKQGEVRTVIVPSSIAYGSNGFYGKSIPGKKRFVISPNTTLVYEIEIIK; this is translated from the coding sequence ATGAAACGTTTATTCCAAAGTTTATTTTTCATTTTATTTGTTTTGACCACAGTTGTCTCCTCACAACAAGATCCCGTTGTTCAAAAAATTATTGAGATAGGAAAATCAGACAACCAAACGATGCGTCATCAGGATATTCTTTGCAACAGAATCGGAGGAAGAATTACCGGATCCGACGCTTACCAGACTGCTTGCAATTGGGTAATGAGTGAATTAAAAAGCTGGGGATTAGAAGTTAAGCTGGATGAAGTTGGCGAGTTTCCGGTTGGATTTAACCGTGGTCCTTGGTTTGGTAAAATGATTAAACCGGAAATGAAAAATTTGGAATTCGTTACGCCTTCTTATACGGCAGGAACAAAAGGAGTTCAACGCGGGCATGTGGTTATTATGCCAAAGACAGATGTGCAATTCGATTCGATGAAAAGTAAAATGAAAGGCGCATGGGTTTTAATTGAAGGAGAAAATACCGGATGGCCGCGCGACCGTGATTCCGTTGTTTCGCTTACAAAAAAATTAAACGCTGTTGGTGCATTAGGGACAATTCAATTAACTAAAGTACCGATCCGGTGTTTGGATTCGCGCTGTGTTAATTCATGGGACAATCTTCCAACTCTCTGCGACATTAAATTAGTAAATACACAATTCAACGAAATAAAGGCGATGGTTGAAAAGAATGAAGAAGTAATTCTTGAATTTGACGTCCGGAATTTTTTCAAACCGGGACCAATAAAATATCATAATGTGGTCGCAACAATTCCCGGCGAAGATATTTCCGATGAATATGTTGTGCTCGGTGCACATCTTGATTCTTATGATGTTGCGACCGGTGCAGTTGATAATGCTTCTGGTGTTAGCCCAATGATGGAAGCTGTTCGGATGCTGATGAAAGCGGGAGCTAAACCGAAAAGAACAATCATTCTTATTTTATTTGCTAATGAAGAACGCGGGTTAGTAGGATCAAAATCGTGGGTGAATAAAAACAAAGATCTTCTTGGAAAAATTTCCGCAATGATTAACAAAGATTTTGGAACCAATCCGATAGTTGGAATCTCGGTGCCTAAAGTAATGGCAAATGATTTCAAAAATATTATTTCAACAATTGAAAGCGCGAATCTAAAGTATCCCTTAGCTTTTTCAGAGAGTAGTCCATTCAGAAAAGCCGGACGGGGCGGAACGGATAGCTTTTCCTTCTTGATGGAAGGAGTGCCAACACCGGGACTTCGCTCTCAAGGTCCTCAAGCTTATGGAAAGACATGGCACACTCCGGCAGATACATACGATGAAATAATACCGGATGCAGAAGAAGACGCCGCAATTAAAATTGCTCTAATGGCATATGGAATTGCAAACTTAGATCATCTTCTTCCGAGAGAAGGCGCTTTTTTACCAGATGGAATTTATGCAGATCTTAATACTAATAAAGGAAGAATAACTCTCAACTTAGATTATAAAAATGTTCCGATGACAGTCGCTAATTTCGTGGGACTTGCAGAAGGCAAGATTAAAAATACCGCAATTGCTGAGGGCAAGCCTTACTTTAACGGAAGTCTCTGGCACCGTGTTGTGCCCGGGCATGTTATCCAAGCCGGAATGCCTGTAAGTAAAGATACTTTGGAAGGTCCGGGTTATGAATTTCCTAATGAAATTTATACAGGGTTGAATCACGGGAGAGCTGGGATGCTGGGAATGGCAAATGCGGGACCGAATACAAATGGAAGTCAATTTTATATTACACTAGGTGACCGATCTTATCTTGACGGCAATTATACTTTATTCGGCTCTGTTGCTGATGGAATGGATGTTGTAAATAAAATTGTTCAGGGCGATACAATTAAAAGTTTGAGCATAACACGAATCGGCGAGGATGCGAATAATTTTAAAGTTACCGATGAATCATTTAAAAAAATGGTTGAAGAAGCAAAACTAAAAGTAAAAGCCGATGATGAAAAAAGAAGTAACGATGAATCCGAAAAGATAAAGAGCGATTTTCCCAATGCGGTAGAAACTCCTGGTGGAATAAAATATATTATTAAAAAAGAAGGTACCGGAAATAAACCGCAGAACGGATCTATTCTAACTGTTAAATACACAGGAAAATTTTTATTGAATGGGCGTGAATTCGTCAGCACAAGTATTGACGGTAAACCGGATGCAATTGAGACTTCCGAAGTTTTTGAATACACAATTGGTAAAACAAAAATTAATCCCGGTCTTGATGAAGCATTAGCAGATATGAAGCAGGGCGAAGTACGAACCGTAATTGTACCGTCTTCTATTGCTTACGGATCAAATGGATTTTACGGTAAATCAATTCCTGGCAAAAAAAGGTTTGTAATTTCACCAAACACAACTCTGGTTTATGAAATAGAAATAATAAAATAG